TGGGGCCAGGGCCAGCTTCGTGGGCTTGTGACCTTGGCAGTCACCCAAGGCCCTGTGCTTAGCAGGGCCCTGCCTTGATTTCATGCTCTGCTAtcgctgtcttgaaattcttaataatttttgaacaaggggccatatattttcattttgccctgggtcctacaaattatgtagccagtctTGCCTTGTGGAAATCTTGAAGAAGTTACTCTGTGAGCTGAGTTTGGAGAACAGGGCAGcagtggagaagaggaagaaacctaTTCTagcaaagggagggggagggggaggggagtatGATGTTAGATGGATTCAGGCTCGCGGCAGGGAAGACGTCCAAGGACAGTCCAGCAGCTGGAACTCAGAAGACAGGCCAGGGTTGGAGCTGTGAGGCCACAGACTTTCAGGTGGGTGCGTAGGCAGAACCAAGTGTCCTGGGGTGCCCTGAGGGGAGTGCAAAAAAAGCCAGAGCTGCATGGCTGGGCCTGGGCTTTCAGGCCAACCTAGGTCCTTGGCTTCTGGGACTCCTGCCTTGTGGAGTGGTAGAGGAAGttcttgagggcagggctggagagGCCCTTGAGCCCTAACTCCCTGTGTGATGTGCTAAGAAACTCCTCTTGGCCTCTTTTCAAGTGGCTTCCTGCTTCGACATCATCACGGGGCAGTGAGCTCAAACTCTCCTAGGGCAGGCACTCATGTCGAGGACATTTTCCTCTCAATTTGCTCTCTGTGTTCCTCAGCCAGGATCCACTCTCAGGGGCCATGATAGGCTTTGAACAAGCTTCTCTTTCCCCATCATCATGGGTTTCAGCTTGCTGATGGCAGAGGACAGAACTTAGCCAAGACTTCGGGGAGCCTAAGAGCAAAGCCCATTTCGCCTCCTTGGGAAATGTCAGCTTCTTCTTTTTCGCGGGGGTTTCCATGTTCTAGGGGAAGAGTGTCACAGGAAATGAACTTAGAGTTCAAAGGAAGACCCAGAGGGGTGAGAGCTCTCAACCCACATTTCAGACCAGTTCTCCCCATTCAGCACCCCCAGGGGCTGGTACGAGTAGCTGGCACCTCTGAGATCTGCCTCATTGTTCCAAAAGCCCAAGCCAGGACCCGCCCCGTAGAGCGTGGACTTGGCAgagggtgggaaggctgggtAGGGATGAATTTTGATTTGGTCCCTGGGCTCCAAGCAAAGAAGCTACTTTCTTGGCTGGCTTAACGGCCAGTCAATCCCTGGAGTTCTCCCTGGAGTTGCCCTCggaaagttttgttttgtgtcCTGTGGTTGCCCCTGGGCCTGGGGTGCAACTTCGCTTGAGGTGGAGGGATAGTTAGTAGGGTAACTTATCCCCAGAGGCAACAGGTGGTCACCGGGACAGGGACTCAGGGATGCTGGCTGCTTCTGAACCCCCATTCCTCCTCCAGAAAGGGTCACAGATGTAAGCTATCTGCTCCATCGCACGTGTggtcctttcctctgtgtgtatgGGGGGCGAAGTATACTGGGGCACCTCCCTCTGTGTGGAGGTGGGTCATACAGATCAGACTCTGCCTTGGAGAGGAGTTGATGCTAGCACAGCAGAGCAATCTCTGACCCTCAGGACTGCATTTTACTGGGCCTGTGAGAGAAATGCCTGGATAGACAGTTAAGATGGCAAGACCTGACCACCACACCAGGGACCTAACCAGCTACCAAAGTTGCGGACCAGAGACCAAACAGCCCGCATGGGTACTGTGCCTGGCTCCAGCCATAGGAAGAATAAGAAGGGTTAGGGCTTTGTATTGCAGGGTGAAACCCAGTACTCCAGGCCACGGCCCCCATGCTCCAGAAGGGACTCAGTGCTCTGAGTGGGATCCAGTGTTCCACGTAAGACCTGGTGCATCGGGGCAAGCAGTCCATGCCTCAGGAGCCCATTACCCCTTGCCCGGATGTGTGAAACTATGGATTTCCTCCTCTAGGGGAGACACAGCTGCCGGGAGGGGAAATGCTCTAGGCTTGGAATTTCACACACATTTCAGAGTGTATGAAACTGTATGCAAGACACatagagagatggagaaagacaaagatgGAGGGATCGGGGATGCACAAATAAGAGAGATTTACAAAGTTACTGTGGGAGAGAGAGTGTGTGATTGATTTAGAGAGTGAACCAGACACAAAGACAGGGAAAGCCACACTCCTGACTGGACACAAGGGAGCGTCACTCAGCTTGTGTCTTCCTAGCTGGAAAAGGACGAGGGAGTGACCCGTGCTAGACCCACAGGGACGCGTTTCTACGGCGAGAGGCTTCTGCTGCTCGGGCTGCAGCCTTCCCTTCCGCAGCacaggggcagagggcagggcccaggaCCCAGAAAAGCGACCGGGGCTCAGGCCCAGCGTCCGGGCCGCGCCTACTACGTCTGGATGAAGAGGTGGAAGTTGGTGCGTGTAAACTCGTGATGGATGCTCTCCAGGAGCGCATCGGCGTCAGCGGCGGGCGCGGAATCGCCCAGAGGTCCGGACCGCACGCTGTACTCGGGGGTGTAGGTGAAGGAGAAGGCGCTGGGGTAGAAGAGGCCGTCGGCACGCACGAGGCTCACGGGCACTGTGATGGGTGTGCGCAGCCAGCGCCAGTCGCTGCCGAAGGCGGCTACGTCTGGTACCACGCACACTAGGGACCGCGggctcctgggggtggggcatCGAGGTCAGGGCTGCAGTGATACTGATGGCATGCATCCCCCCACCCCTAACCTGCTCCGTTCCCTGGGACCCATGGGAGTCCCCTCGCCCCCCCTCATACCTGTACATGGTTTCGGCCTCCACTTCCCCGAACCAAACCTTGAGCCCCGCGTGGAGGTTTTCACCGTGGAGCTCCAGTGTTGCCACATCGCCCCCGCCGCTCAGCTGGGGGAGGGTGAGATCAGGGGGTGTGGGAGAAGAGGTGGCCGAGAGCCCGCAGCCCTCCCGCACCTGCACTCCCACCCTCCAGCGCAGTGGGTATCCACGCCCGCCAGCGCCCCCCAGCGCCCGATTCACCTCGAGGGTGCTGATGAGAGGCACCGGAGTGACAGGCTCCCGGGTACACGCCAGGCTGGTGCTGAAGGAGAATTCCACTGACTCGGTGCCGATGATGGTCCAGCAAGAGCTGTCGTTGAGCAGCGCCTTGTTCGCCTCCTTGGGGCAcggggaggcctgggaggggaCCCGAGAGGATGGGGATGGGGCAGAAGCCGCGGATGGTGGCTGTCAGCGTGTCCATCCAGCGCAGTGCAGAGGCTTCCGAGTTCCTAGCGTCCCGGTCCTCGGCTCTGCGGTTTACCTGCCGTGCGAGCTTGGACAAAACCCTTAAGTTCTCTCTTTAGAGTTAAATCAGCTCGCTGGACTTAGCTGGTTTCTAAAGGTGTATTTTCTTAGAATTctagaattctattttttttcaacattgtGCAATTCTGTTCCCTAacattccaaaatttaaaaattctttgggaGGGATTATTGTTCGATAATAATGTTATTTTCTACATGTTATGGTTTCCTCTCTTATGATAATATaatagtttatttatatttacagtaATATATTGttactataataataatagtaattttccACAATTCTGTCTTAACATTCTACGATTCTAATAGTCTTTGCTCAATAATACTCAATActattacttattattattttaatttacattctaCAATTTTATATCACAACATTCTATGACTTTAATATCCTTTGGGAAGGAGTATTGCTCCACACCAGCATCACTATTTTTTCTACATTCTCTGATTCTGTCCCGATAGTCTACGATTCTAACATTCCACGGGAGGCAGTATTGCTCAGTAAGTAGCAGCcatgaagatgatgatggtgacctTACATTCTACGTTCTCTGCGTTCTGACTTTCTGGGACGCCTTGGTGCTGATATTCTCAGCTTCTCACCTGAAACTGCACCACCTTCTCTGTGGCGAGACATAAGTAGGTGCCACCCTCTCCCGGAGGACCACCTGGGAACTGGAACGCACACTTGTGCAGCTGGGAGATGGGCTCATCCACGTCGAGGAGTGCACACTGTTTAGCTACTTTGCGGATGATCTACAGCAAAAGGGTGGGAGGAAGCGTGGCAGCAGGTTGCCTGGGTGCCCACaggcttcccttctctctttctgctaCTTCGATAGCCAGGCAGGACACTGGCATATTCCCCCCACGCCAGCACTCTACCTCCATCCAGCCCCACAAAGCACTGAGTATCCCAAGTGAGGATAGGTGTCATCACGCTTTGGGTTCTCACTCTCCAACGCTGCACTTGTGGGTCACACCTTCTGTGTGGATCTGGGGGGACCCCTCCAGCTGTGCCCTTCCTTCCCATACCATCGGAGGTAGTGTGATGCCTGTGACCGTGCAGATCAATTGCACCAGGGAGCCGTAGTGGACGTAGCCCTCTCGAGGTGGGAAGTCTCCCTGGGAACAGTGTTCATCAGCTGGGagtaaaaagaaggaaggaaggaaggagggtttCAGGGGCCCCGAGCTTCTGCCCCAAATCCCACCCTTCTTGCCTCTGGCTCCAACTCACACTGCACATGGGTCTTATGGGCAAGGCTGGCACACAGGAAGGCAGCTAAGGCTGAAGATTCTCAGCCTGGTGATGTCATTTGTGGCCATCCTTGCAAATGGCTGCCCCCTAGGGTGGGGGCTGAGTTGAGGGAAGGGGCTGGACACTGGAGTCTGACTAGCTTGGATCAGTCACCAACTCACTGGGACCTTTGACAAGTCTTTTTGGGTTTCTGAGCCTCCATTCCATGGGGCAAATTTTACTTTCCTTGAGGAGTTATGATGAAGATTTTAAAAGGGAATGCAGGTGAAgtgcccagccccaggcctgctGGTGGGATTACCCAGGTGGAGAGTGAAGGCAGCCCACTGGCGTGCACTGGCCACGAAGTCCCCATCCTCTACAGAAAGGTAGCGCGTGGAGACCGTCTGGGAGCGCAGGCGGTTGAAGAGGGAGACCTTTGAGCCCGAGGATATGCACACTGTGAGGGGAGGTGGAATCAGTGCCCCTGCCTGGCTTGGTCCCTTGGACTTGCCAGGTAAGTTCCCATTCTCTGTCCCCTGAGACAGTCTGGCTCAAAATCCCAGACACACTGGGCATTCATATGTCACTGCTATTTATCTAGCACCTGCTGTAATCCTGCTTCTGTACCTTTATCTGGTTCTTTTTGCTTGCCTGGGCATCCTTCAGTTCAATAAACAGAATTTTATCAAGTAGTTACTAAGTGCCTACTTGGTGGctggcactgtgctgggtactgGGTGCCAAAGGGTGAATTAGACCCAGTTTTGCTCTAGAGGAGTTCACAGTCTCAGAGGGGAGACagggaataaatataaaatttcaatatGATATAGTGAGGGCTGGCTGGGttaaggagggcttcctggaggaggttaTACTCTCAGCTGGGAAGCATGAAGTAGGTAGGAGTTGCTCAGGGGGCTGCATAAGCAAAGGCTGCGTGGTGTGAAACAGCAGTATATTTCTAGGGCTTGACATTGATCTCTTCCAGCCTTTTAACACAGACTCAGAGCAGccactttgttttctatttggatTTTGACCACCTGGGAGAAAGCACTGGgtcatcaccctctctcccctcaCGGTGATAGGCATACTGTCAGTGTGCAATGTATACTTAACCCAAGTTCCTATCCATTGCATAATGATGATAGCTAATGCTTATTGCGTTTCAGGTActgttttaaatgcttaaaatgtGTTAGCCCTTTTGCTTCTCTTAACAGCCCTCTGAGGTAGATAATATTATCTCTACTCAAGAGAACAACTCCCTCTAGATCACACAGCTAGccagtggcaaagccaggattgaAACCCAGGCCGCCTGGCTCCAGAATCTGCACCCAAAACCATCACACTATACCACTTTACCCCTCCCTGGCCCTTTCCTGACACCAAGGGCCAGCCAGAGCACTGCCTGGATCTGAGACATTCTTCAAGGTTTTTAACAGACAGTAAGTAAGGTGTAGGAGTGGGAGCTGGGCTTCACCATCACATTGACTCAAGTTCAAACCTTGGGTGGGCCACTTTCTAGCTGGGCAAACTTAGGCAAGTCACCTATAAGGTGACAGGcccaaatatttcttttcctccttccttccttcctccctccctctctctatctctttctttctttcttccttcctttcttttctagccacgctgcatggcatgtgggatcttagttccctgaccagggattgtacCTGCAtgcccagcagtggaagcgccgagttttaaccactggaccgtcagggaagtcccaggcccagatatttcttaaatgaatggatgaatgttcCAAACCTCATTTTCCTCAACTATGACTCACCTTACAAGGATGAGCATCGAACAGGGTGATGTATGTATATACCTGCCAAGAAAATCCCCCATCCCCTACTTCCCCCTTTCATCTTCCAGCGAGGGTAGCAGTGATGTTGTCATTGTCATTCAGGCTTTGTTTCCTCATATTTTCAAAGCCATCAGCCCTAGGATTTGTCACTTGGCATCCAGGGCAGTACTTATCTCAAACTGTCTCTGATcagctgtgtgtgtctctctcctctGCTAGGCTGTCCGCTCCTCCAGAACAGATACTTGCATATACATcaggcactgaataaatattttcaactgaaTTTCCCCTGCCCTTTCATTATCACTTTTAATCTGGTTTTAGCGCAGCACCTACCGGCCATTTTGGGGACCCCCGACCTCAAGTCGGCCTCTGTCCCCTTTCCTCTAATCTTGCCTCTCCAACTTCTCCCACTCCCCGACCTAAGCCACACCTACTTACCCAGACCCCGCCCCTTCCGG
The DNA window shown above is from Kogia breviceps isolate mKogBre1 chromosome 14, mKogBre1 haplotype 1, whole genome shotgun sequence and carries:
- the RBPJL gene encoding recombining binding protein suppressor of hairless-like protein; protein product: MEGEASAGPRARSRPFPAHQAGETGPIVCGYMGLDGASGSAAETQKLNFEEQPDSREFGCAKTLYISDADKRKHFRLVLRLVLRGGRELGTFHSRLIKVISKPSQKKQSLKNTDLCISSGSKVSLFNRLRSQTVSTRYLSVEDGDFVASARQWAAFTLHLADEHCSQGDFPPREGYVHYGSLVQLICTVTGITLPPMIIRKVAKQCALLDVDEPISQLHKCAFQFPGGPPGEGGTYLCLATEKVVQFQASPCPKEANKALLNDSSCWTIIGTESVEFSFSTSLACTREPVTPVPLISTLELSGGGDVATLELHGENLHAGLKVWFGEVEAETMYRSPRSLVCVVPDVAAFGSDWRWLRTPITVPVSLVRADGLFYPSAFSFTYTPEYSVRSGPLGDSAPAADADALLESIHHEFTRTNFHLFIQT